The sequence CACGGGGCTGCTCTCCTTCTCCAGCACCACCGCAGAGGATATACTGGCAGGCGCTTTTCTGCTGGAATCCGGAGCGGATTTGGAGCTGATAAGCGAGTATGTGAAGCGTGACATGAGCAAGGAGCAGATCTTCATTCTGAACGAACTGCTTGTGAATATGAATGTCTTTCATATTCAGGGCGCATCCGTGGGGCTCTCCTACGCAACCACAGACCGCTACATAGGCGAGATAGCCGTCATAGCCCACCGCATTATGGACATGGAGAGTATGGACGCGCTGTTCGTTGCTGTCCGTGCCGGAGAGCGCATAGTGCTTGTCGGGCGGAGCAGGGCGGACGAGATAGACTGCTCCGTTGTGATGGAACGTTTCGGCGGCGGCGGTCACTCCAGCGCAGCGAGCGCCATAGTAAAGAAGATGACTCTTACCGAATGCGTTGATCTGCTTAAAATAGTGATAAGCGAAAACATACACCCCGTGCGTCTTGCCAAGGATATAATGAATTCTCCGGTGAAAACCGTACCTATTACCGGCACGTTTGAGATGGCTATGGATCTTTTCATGAAATACAACCTGAATATGATGCCTGTGGTGGACAACGCGGGTCTGCCTGTGGGGCTTATATCCAGACGTGACATATTGCAGGGCATCAAGCACGGGCTTGACGGAGAACCTGTCCGCTCGCTTATGCAGATAGAGTTCCGCACTGTGGAGCCTGATGTGCCTTATTATCTGGCGGAGGAGATGATGCTCTCCCTGAATCAGAAAATGCTTCCTGTAGTTCATGAAGGCAGACTGAAAGGGGTTATTACCCGTACGGACCTTCTCCGTCTTATGCACGAGGAGATAACCAAGCTGCCGAGGCATCAGCAGAGTAAGCAGGCTCAGAAACTGAAAAATATAAGCTCACTGGTCAAAACATGTCTGCCCGACAGGGTAAGCAGGATACTGGAAGATATAGGCAGACTGGCTGAGAGTATGGGGCTGAATGCTTATCTGGTGGGTGGTGTGGTGCGTGATATTCTCATGCAGAACACAAACATGGACATTGATATAGTCGTGGAGGGTGACGCTCCGGCTCTTGCCAAGCGTTTTGCCGCCATGAAAAAGGCGAAGGTTTCAGAGCATTTCAAATTCAAGACAGCCGTTGTTATATTCAGGGACGGCTTCCGTGTTGACTTTGCCACATCCCGGACAGAATACTATACTAACCCGGCCTCAGCGCCGGAGGTGGAGAACGCCTCCATACGCAACGACCTCTACAGGCGTGATTTCAGCATAAACGCCATGGCGGTGAAGCTCACAGGGGACGATTTCGGACTGCTGCTGGATTTTTTCGGCGGACAGAAAGACATAATTGATAAAAAAATAAGGGTTCTGCACAGCCTGAGCTTTGTGGATGACCCGTCCAGATGCCTGCGGGGAGTGCGTTTTGCCGTGCGTTACGGTTTTGCTGTCGGTCCTCATACGGAGAAACTCCTGAAGCATGCGGTCTCCCTGAAGCTGCTTGAAAGGGTGGTGGGGCAGAGGATGTATCTGGAGCTGAAATACATCCTCTCCGAAGACAGCTATGTTGACGCGCTTTTGATGATGAAAAAGTACGATATGCTTAAGTTTTTCCATGAAAAACTGGCGATCGATGATTTCAAGCTGGACAGATTCGCTGTTTTGAAGAAGATTAACGGGTGGTACTCGTTTCAGTTTGAGGATAAACTTGAGCTTTGGATAAGCCGTTTCTGCATCCTTTTTGCCGATTTGAACAGGCAGGAGATGAAGCGCCTAGCCTCAAGGTTTGAGATCACCGGCAGGCTTTATGACGAGCTGGCGGACACTTTTTACAAGTTTAAACATGCCGTCTGGCAGGTGAGGCGTCTGAAAGATGTGAAAGCCTCCGCCATAACAGGGATTTTTGAAGGGATGAAGACAGAGGCGGTTACCGCCGCCGTGGCTGTTCTGGGGCAGGAATATGAATGGCTTCTGAAAGAATACCTCACTGTTTACAGGTTTGTGACGCCGTCTGTGGACGGAAACGACCTCAAATCGATGGGGATACCGCCTTCGGGCATTTACGGAGAAATACTTAAGGAAATTAAACGGGCTAAGCTTGATCATGAAATATCCTCAAAAGAGGAAGAACTTGACCTCGCAGAAAGAATTGCACGGGAAAGGGGAATAAAATTTTGAACAGAGAATACTCCGAAATTATAAGCATCCACCAGCCGCTGATACCTATTATACTCGGCAGCGGCGATCAGCACCTTAAGGCGGTTAAATCCGCATTTGATGTAAGCATAGCGGTAATCGGCGATGAATTTACCATAAAAGGCGCCAGAGCCGATGTTATGAGGGCTGTCCGCCTGATTGATCATCTGCGTGAGATGGCGATGAAGGGCGAGTTCACGGAAACAGGCGTAAGCGACGCTCTGAGGATGATGGACGATGATCAGGAGGTTGACGTAAGCGGAATCCTCCTTGAATCAATCAAAGTGTCGGGCAGAATCAAGAGCGTTTCGCCCAAATCTCCTAAGCAGAAGGAATATTTACAGACTATAAAGGATAAGGATCTTGTTTTCGGCATAGGTCCGGCAGGAACGGGAAAAACGTATCTCGCTATGGCGATGGGCGTTCATCTTTTTCTGAAGAAGAAGGTGGGGCGCATAATCCTCACCCGTCCGGCGGTTGAGGCGGGGGAAAATCTCGGCTTTCTGCCCGGTGACATAGCGGACAAGATAAACCCGTATCTTCGTCCTCTGTACGACGCGCTGTACAGCATGATGAACATAGAGCAGGTTGCGGCTCTGGTGGAAAAGAATATAATAGAGGTAGCGCCGCTGGCGTTCATGCGGGGGCGTACGCTGAATGACTCGTTCATTATTCTGGACGAAGCGCAGAACACCACAAGCGAGCAGATGAAGATGTTCCTCACCCGTCTGGGGTTCCGCTCCAAGGCGGTTGTCACGGGGGATATAACTCAGGTTGACCTGCCTTCCTCCAAGAAATCGGGACTGATACTTGTTAAGGATATACTGAAAGGGATAGACGACATAGGCTTTGTGGAATTCAGTCAGAAGGATGTTGTAAGACATTCTCTGGTGCAGAAAATTATTCAGGCTTACGAAGTATTTGAGGAGAAAAAATAAAGTGACGGCAGATGTTCTTTTAACCGATAAAATGTCCGGAGGCTTTACGGAGGAGTTTCTGACGAAGATTTCCATGGAGGTTTTCGCCTTCGCCGAAGCTGCGTTTGAAGAGGCTGAAATATCCGTTCTGATTACTGACGATGCCGAGATCCGAACCCTGAACTCTCAGTACAGGCAGAAGGATTACGCAACGGATGTGCTCTCGTTCCCCATGGCTGAATACCCGCTGAATGACGGCGGAATGCTGGGTGATATAGTTATTTCTCTGGATACCGCTAAGAAGCAGGCGGAAGAGAATGAGATTCCTCTTGTAAGAGAGTTTTCTTTTCTGTATATTCACGGGCTTCTTCATCTTCTGGGGTTCGACCACGAAACTTCCGAAGAGGATGAGAAGGAAATGTTTGATATGCAGGAGGAAATCCTGCGCAAACTTATTAAAAACGGATTGGTTTTGTGAAATTGTCAAATTATTTAAAGTCGCTGTTTTCAGGTATTTTTAGTATGGAACAGCAGTTTTTTTTGTGTTAATATCCGCTCATGAAAAAGAAACCTCCTTCCGAACCTTGCCCGAGTCCCATGTTTCCTTTTGACGGAAACACCGCACTTAAATTTTCTTAC is a genomic window of Geovibrio thiophilus containing:
- a CDS encoding PhoH family protein, with protein sequence MNREYSEIISIHQPLIPIILGSGDQHLKAVKSAFDVSIAVIGDEFTIKGARADVMRAVRLIDHLREMAMKGEFTETGVSDALRMMDDDQEVDVSGILLESIKVSGRIKSVSPKSPKQKEYLQTIKDKDLVFGIGPAGTGKTYLAMAMGVHLFLKKKVGRIILTRPAVEAGENLGFLPGDIADKINPYLRPLYDALYSMMNIEQVAALVEKNIIEVAPLAFMRGRTLNDSFIILDEAQNTTSEQMKMFLTRLGFRSKAVVTGDITQVDLPSSKKSGLILVKDILKGIDDIGFVEFSQKDVVRHSLVQKIIQAYEVFEEKK
- a CDS encoding CBS domain-containing protein, with product MKLLKDIKKAVITHKTPDFDALASACAACVLHGCDAVLTVTSFEANVEDYFNEEEVTLPVIRLKEKEFEEIKSLELLVVTDCKLAERTAPLEWLLKKADKIIMYDHHPSHGRDIEADETYVDETGSTVTIIIRKMKETGFTPDKPLATLMMLGLYEDTGLLSFSSTTAEDILAGAFLLESGADLELISEYVKRDMSKEQIFILNELLVNMNVFHIQGASVGLSYATTDRYIGEIAVIAHRIMDMESMDALFVAVRAGERIVLVGRSRADEIDCSVVMERFGGGGHSSAASAIVKKMTLTECVDLLKIVISENIHPVRLAKDIMNSPVKTVPITGTFEMAMDLFMKYNLNMMPVVDNAGLPVGLISRRDILQGIKHGLDGEPVRSLMQIEFRTVEPDVPYYLAEEMMLSLNQKMLPVVHEGRLKGVITRTDLLRLMHEEITKLPRHQQSKQAQKLKNISSLVKTCLPDRVSRILEDIGRLAESMGLNAYLVGGVVRDILMQNTNMDIDIVVEGDAPALAKRFAAMKKAKVSEHFKFKTAVVIFRDGFRVDFATSRTEYYTNPASAPEVENASIRNDLYRRDFSINAMAVKLTGDDFGLLLDFFGGQKDIIDKKIRVLHSLSFVDDPSRCLRGVRFAVRYGFAVGPHTEKLLKHAVSLKLLERVVGQRMYLELKYILSEDSYVDALLMMKKYDMLKFFHEKLAIDDFKLDRFAVLKKINGWYSFQFEDKLELWISRFCILFADLNRQEMKRLASRFEITGRLYDELADTFYKFKHAVWQVRRLKDVKASAITGIFEGMKTEAVTAAVAVLGQEYEWLLKEYLTVYRFVTPSVDGNDLKSMGIPPSGIYGEILKEIKRAKLDHEISSKEEELDLAERIARERGIKF
- the ybeY gene encoding rRNA maturation RNase YbeY, which gives rise to MTADVLLTDKMSGGFTEEFLTKISMEVFAFAEAAFEEAEISVLITDDAEIRTLNSQYRQKDYATDVLSFPMAEYPLNDGGMLGDIVISLDTAKKQAEENEIPLVREFSFLYIHGLLHLLGFDHETSEEDEKEMFDMQEEILRKLIKNGLVL